The following are encoded together in the Hemicordylus capensis ecotype Gifberg chromosome 4, rHemCap1.1.pri, whole genome shotgun sequence genome:
- the TIGD5 gene encoding tigger transposable element-derived protein 5: MAEGQDTLPPPEEGAEGAGSPEGGLLAQAAPGEPPLELPSHRGQDGGGAAASADGGVRSGLCASAPSPLSASRMAFRRAYSIKDKLQAIERVKKGERQASVCRDFGVPGGTLRGWLKDENKLRWFLDQLGGEVGTHRKKMRLANEEEIDRAVYTWFLTLRQHGVPLSGPIIQAQAEVFARQIYGPECTFKASHGWFWRWQKRHGISSQRIYGEGAAVGMVGDVPALKAEVEARTPCSALPDLAPLPPASAPSDGGGFSDDQIYNANITGLYWKLLPGRGRLPQPCCLPQPSSRHWPGGRDRVTVLLAANLTGTHKLNLLVVGGLRDPPCLRRHHQDKLLACYRYSPKAQLGPALLRLWFFDDFVPSVKRFLRHNCLQQKAVLLLSCPPLSTGSGPENPPQLQTPDGSIRALFLPKAAGGSLGGGSRISAPLEQGVVSAFKQLYKRELLRLAVSCMAGAGSSGASGQPAGGGSPLDFVHCFLLKDMLHLAGLSWDLIPAGSIERCWLLGLRAVFEPHSREDKEPGEATAAGVDNSVFSDLTHLAALACRRMAPEEVADWLRLDDAIADTEEGEEGSSGCGGEEEEEEVVTSLGEGGVGTEGGDPPLPTAQEAIKGLQKALHWLESQDPRQVGPLKLVQLRSLISMAQQLHQTEPSDRAL, translated from the coding sequence ATGGCAGAGGGCCAGGACACCCTGCCCCCTCCAGAAGAAGGAGCTGAAGGGGCAGGCAGCCCCGAGGGTGGCCTGTTGGCTCAGGCAGCGCCAGGGGAGCCCCCGCTGGAGTTGCCAAGTCACCGGGGCcaggatggtggtggtgctgctgcttctgctgatgGTGGTGTCAGAAGTGGGCTCTGTGCCTCGGCTCCCTCACCGTTGTCGGCATCAAGGATGGCTTTCCGGCGGGCCTACTCCATCAAGGACAAACTGCAGGCCATCGAGCGCGTGAAGAAAGGCGAGCGGCAGGCCTCCGTGTGCCGGGATTTTGGGGTGCCTGGAGGCACCCTTCGTGGCTGGCTTAAAGACGAGAACAAGCTGCGCTGGTTCCTGGACCAGCTGGGCGGCGAGGTGGGCACGCACCGCAAGAAGATGCGCCTAGCGAATGAGGAGGAGATTGACCGCGCCGTCTACACGTGGTTCCTCACCCTGCGCCAGCACGGCGTGCCGCTCTCTGGGCCCATCATCCAGGCCCAAGCAGAAGTCTTTGCCAGGCAAATCTACGGGCCAGAGTGCACCTTCAAAGCCAGCCACGGATGGTTCTGGCGATGGCAGAAGCGGCACGGCATCTCCAGTCAACGCATTTACGGCGAGGGGGCCGCTGTTGGCATGGTGGGCGACGTGCCGGCTCTCAAAGCTGAAGTGGAGGCCAGGACTCCTTGTTCAGCCTTGCCAGATCTGGCTCCATTGCCACCAGCCTCTGCCCCGTCAGATGGGGGAGGCTTCAGCGATGACCAGATCTATAACGCCAACATCACCGGGTTGTactggaagctgctgccaggccgaGGCAGGCTGCCGCAgccctgctgcctcccacagccTTCCTCGCGTCACTGGCCAGGGGGGAGAGACCGGGTCACCGTGTTGCTAGCTGCTAACCTAACCGGCACGCATAAGTTGAACCTGCTGGTGGTTGGGGGCCTGCGGGACCCTCCCTGCCTCCGCCGCCATCACCAGGACAAGCTTCTAGCTTGCTACCGCTACAGTCCCAAAGCCCAGCTGGGCCCTGCCCTTCTCCGCCTTTGGTTCTTTGACGATTTTGTGCCCAGCGTGAAGCGCTTCCTGCGCCATAACTGCCTCCAGCAGAAAGCGGTGTTGCTACTTAGCTGCCCTCCTCTGTCCACTGGGAGCGGCCCTGAGAACCCTCCTCAGCTCCAGACTCCCGATGGTTCCATCCGGGCCCTCTTCCTTCCCAAGGCAGCAGGTGGCTCCTTGGGAGGGGGAAGCCGTATTTCTGCACCCCTGGAGCAGGGCGTGGTGTCCGCCTTTAAGCAGTTGTACAAGCGGGAGCTGCTGCGGTTGGCTGTGTCGTGCATGGCAGGAGCGGGCAGCTCAGGGGCGTCAGGGCAGCCTGCAGGTGGGGGCAGCCCTCTGGATTTTGTTCACTGCTTTCTTCTCAAGGATATGTTGCACCTGGCAGGCCTCTCCTGGGACCTCATCCCAGCCGGCTCCATCGAGAGATGCTGGCTGCTTGGCTTACGTGCTGTCTTTGAGCCCCACTCTAGGGAGGACAAAGAGCCAGGGgaggccactgctgctggtgTGGACAACTCAGTCTTCAGTGACCTGACCCACCTGGCTGCCCTTGCGTGCAGGCGCATGGCTCCGGAGGAGGTGGCCGACTGGCTCCGCTTGGATGATGCGATTGCGGacacagaggagggggaagaggggtctTCTGgctgtggaggagaggaggaggaggaggaggtggtgacaTCATTAGGAGAGGGAGGTGTTGGGACTGAGGGGGGAGACCCTCCGCTACCCACTGCCCAGGAAGCGATAAAGGGCCTGCAGAAGGCCTTGCACTGGCTAGAGAGCCAGGATCCCCGGCAAGTTGGGCCACTGAAGCTAGTGCAGCTTCGCTCTTTGATCAGCATGGCCCAGCAGCTGCATCAGACAGAGCCTTCTGACAGAGCTTTGTAA